One window from the genome of Osmerus eperlanus chromosome 1, fOsmEpe2.1, whole genome shotgun sequence encodes:
- the wdr1 gene encoding WD repeat-containing protein 1 isoform X1: protein MSYELKHVFASLPQMERGVAKVIGGDPKGNNFLYTNGKSVIIRNIDNPAIADIYTEHPHQVTVAKYAPSGFYIASGDVSGKIRIWDTTQKEHLLKYEYQPFGGKIKDIAWTEDSKRIAVVGEGREKFGAVFLWDSGSSVGEISGHVKVINSVDIKQTRPYRLITGSDDNCSTFSEGPPFKFKFTINDHARFVNCVRFSPDGNRFVTAAADGQIFLYDGKTGEKIGSVGGEKAHEGGIYAVSWSPDSSKLISASGDKTVKLWDMGTSMALTTFNMGADVMDQQLGCLWQKDHLLSISLSGYINYLDKNNPDRPLRTIKGHSRSIQSLTVHKNKGRTYIYSGSHDGHVNIWDSESGENDDFSGKGHSNQVSKMAVDSAGQLVSCSMDDTVRFTNLEKKEYSASDLVKMDVQPKCVSVAQGGLTLAVCIGQVVLLKDMKKVFTMDNLSYEPEAGALHPGGATAAVGGADGKIHLYTVQGNTLKEEGQTMEAKGAVTDMAYSNDGAYLAVTDEKKVVTVFTVTDGYSVKNDFYGHHAKIVTLAWSPDNEHFASGGMDMMVYIWTVNDADKRLKIPDSHRLHHVSGLAWIDEHTLVTTSHDASVKQWTVKF from the exons ATGTCCTACGAATTGA AGCATGTCTTTGCCAGCCTCCCGCAGATGGAAAGGGGAGTCGCGAAAGTCATAGGTGGCGATCCCAAAGGCAACAACTTTCTCTACACCAACGGGAAGAGCGTCATCATCAGAAATATTGAT AATCCTGCCATCGCCGACATCTACACCGAGCATCCTCATCAAGTTACGGTGGCCAAGTATGCGCCCAGTGGCTTCTACATCGCTTCTGGAG ATGTGTCTGGGAAAATCCGTATCTGGGACACCACCCAGAAGGAGCACTTGCTGAAGTATGAGTACCAGCCTTTTGGGGGAAAGATCAAGGACATAGCCTGGACAGAGGACAGCAAGAGGATTGCGGTCGTTGGAGAGGGACGTGAGAA atttggggctgtgttcctgtgGGACTCTGGCTCCTCTGTGGGAGAGATCTCGGGCCATGTCAAAGTCATCAACAGCGTGGACATCAAGCAGACCCGCCCCTATCGCCTTATCACTGGTAGCGATGACAACTGCAGCACCTTCTCTGAGGGACCCCCTTTCAAATTCAAGTTCACCATTAAC GACCACGCTCGGTTTGTCAACTGCGTCCGCTTCTCTCCAGATGGCAACCGTTTTGTCACTGCTGCCGCTGACGGTCAG ATCTTCTTATATGATGGGAAGACAGGAGAAAAGATTGGCTCAGTCGGTGGAGAAAAGGCCCATGAAGGTGGAATCTATGCT GTCAGTTGGAGCCCTGATAGCTCCAAGCTTATCTCGGCCTCAGGGGACAAGACAGTAAAGCTGTGGGACATGGGGACCAGCATGGCCCTGACCACCTTCAACATGGGTGCAGATGTCATGGACCAGCAGCTGGGTTGTCTGTGGCAGAAGGACCACCTCCTCAGTATTTCCCTGTCTGGCTATATCAACTACCTGGACAAGAACAACCCAGACCGCCCGCTCCGCACAATTAAG GGTCACAGCAGATCCATTCAGTCGTTAACTGTTCACAAAAACAAGGGAAGGACATACATCTACTCTGGCAGCCATGATGGACATGTCAATATC TGGGATTCTGAATCCGGGGAAAACGACGACTTCTCTGGGAAGGGCCACAGCAACCAGGTGAGCAAGATGGCGGTGGACAGCGCCGGCCAGCTGGTCTCGTGCAGCATGGATGACACTGTCCGCTTTACCAACCTGGAGAAAAAAGAGTACAG TGCTTCCGACTTGGTGAAGATGGACGTCCAACCCAAATGCGTGTCTGTTGCGCAAGGAGGATTGACGCTTGCTGTCTGTATCGGACAG GTGGTTTTGCTGAAAGacatgaagaaagtgtttaCGATGGACAATCTAAGCTATGAGCCCGAGGCAGGAGCCCTCCACCCAGGAGGTGCCACTGCTGCTGTGGGTGGAGCT GATGGCAAAATCCATCTGTATACCGTCCAAGGGAACACACTAAAGGAGGAAGGTCAGACCATGGAAGCCAAGGGGGCGGTCACAGACATGGCCTACTCCAATGACGGAGCCTACTTGGCCGTCACTGATGAGAAGAAGGTTGTCACTGTCTTTACTGTGACAGATGGGTATTCG GTCAAAAATGACTTTTACGGTCACCATGCGAAGATTGTCACTCTGGCCTGGTCACCTGATAATGAGCACTTCGCCAGCGGCGGAATGGACATGATGGTCTACATTTGGACAGTCAATGATGCTGACAAGAGGCTGAAAATCCCAG actctcacCGGCTGCACCACGTCAGCGGCTTGGCCTGGATAGATGAGCACACTCTAGTGACCACCTCCCACGATGCCAGTGTCAAGCAGTGGACTGTTAAATTTTGA
- the wdr1 gene encoding WD repeat-containing protein 1 isoform X2 — translation MSYELKHVFASLPQMERGVAKVIGGDPKGNNFLYTNGKSVIIRNIDNPAIADIYTEHPHQVTVAKYAPSGFYIASGDVSGKIRIWDTTQKEHLLKYEYQPFGGKIKDIAWTEDSKRIAVVGEGREKFGAVFLWDSGSSVGEISGHVKVINSVDIKQTRPYRLITGSDDNCSTFSEGPPFKFKFTINDHARFVNCVRFSPDGNRFVTAAADGQIFLYDGKTGEKIGSVGGEKAHEGGIYAVSWSPDSSKLISASGDKTVKLWDMGTSMALTTFNMGADVMDQQLGCLWQKDHLLSISLSGYINYLDKNNPDRPLRTIKGHSRSIQSLTVHKNKGRTYIYSGSHDGHVNYWDSESGENDDFSGKGHSNQVSKMAVDSAGQLVSCSMDDTVRFTNLEKKEYSASDLVKMDVQPKCVSVAQGGLTLAVCIGQVVLLKDMKKVFTMDNLSYEPEAGALHPGGATAAVGGADGKIHLYTVQGNTLKEEGQTMEAKGAVTDMAYSNDGAYLAVTDEKKVVTVFTVTDGYSVKNDFYGHHAKIVTLAWSPDNEHFASGGMDMMVYIWTVNDADKRLKIPDSHRLHHVSGLAWIDEHTLVTTSHDASVKQWTVKF, via the exons ATGTCCTACGAATTGA AGCATGTCTTTGCCAGCCTCCCGCAGATGGAAAGGGGAGTCGCGAAAGTCATAGGTGGCGATCCCAAAGGCAACAACTTTCTCTACACCAACGGGAAGAGCGTCATCATCAGAAATATTGAT AATCCTGCCATCGCCGACATCTACACCGAGCATCCTCATCAAGTTACGGTGGCCAAGTATGCGCCCAGTGGCTTCTACATCGCTTCTGGAG ATGTGTCTGGGAAAATCCGTATCTGGGACACCACCCAGAAGGAGCACTTGCTGAAGTATGAGTACCAGCCTTTTGGGGGAAAGATCAAGGACATAGCCTGGACAGAGGACAGCAAGAGGATTGCGGTCGTTGGAGAGGGACGTGAGAA atttggggctgtgttcctgtgGGACTCTGGCTCCTCTGTGGGAGAGATCTCGGGCCATGTCAAAGTCATCAACAGCGTGGACATCAAGCAGACCCGCCCCTATCGCCTTATCACTGGTAGCGATGACAACTGCAGCACCTTCTCTGAGGGACCCCCTTTCAAATTCAAGTTCACCATTAAC GACCACGCTCGGTTTGTCAACTGCGTCCGCTTCTCTCCAGATGGCAACCGTTTTGTCACTGCTGCCGCTGACGGTCAG ATCTTCTTATATGATGGGAAGACAGGAGAAAAGATTGGCTCAGTCGGTGGAGAAAAGGCCCATGAAGGTGGAATCTATGCT GTCAGTTGGAGCCCTGATAGCTCCAAGCTTATCTCGGCCTCAGGGGACAAGACAGTAAAGCTGTGGGACATGGGGACCAGCATGGCCCTGACCACCTTCAACATGGGTGCAGATGTCATGGACCAGCAGCTGGGTTGTCTGTGGCAGAAGGACCACCTCCTCAGTATTTCCCTGTCTGGCTATATCAACTACCTGGACAAGAACAACCCAGACCGCCCGCTCCGCACAATTAAG GGTCACAGCAGATCCATTCAGTCGTTAACTGTTCACAAAAACAAGGGAAGGACATACATCTACTCTGGCAGCCATGATGGACATGTCAAT TACTGGGATTCTGAATCCGGGGAAAACGACGACTTCTCTGGGAAGGGCCACAGCAACCAGGTGAGCAAGATGGCGGTGGACAGCGCCGGCCAGCTGGTCTCGTGCAGCATGGATGACACTGTCCGCTTTACCAACCTGGAGAAAAAAGAGTACAG TGCTTCCGACTTGGTGAAGATGGACGTCCAACCCAAATGCGTGTCTGTTGCGCAAGGAGGATTGACGCTTGCTGTCTGTATCGGACAG GTGGTTTTGCTGAAAGacatgaagaaagtgtttaCGATGGACAATCTAAGCTATGAGCCCGAGGCAGGAGCCCTCCACCCAGGAGGTGCCACTGCTGCTGTGGGTGGAGCT GATGGCAAAATCCATCTGTATACCGTCCAAGGGAACACACTAAAGGAGGAAGGTCAGACCATGGAAGCCAAGGGGGCGGTCACAGACATGGCCTACTCCAATGACGGAGCCTACTTGGCCGTCACTGATGAGAAGAAGGTTGTCACTGTCTTTACTGTGACAGATGGGTATTCG GTCAAAAATGACTTTTACGGTCACCATGCGAAGATTGTCACTCTGGCCTGGTCACCTGATAATGAGCACTTCGCCAGCGGCGGAATGGACATGATGGTCTACATTTGGACAGTCAATGATGCTGACAAGAGGCTGAAAATCCCAG actctcacCGGCTGCACCACGTCAGCGGCTTGGCCTGGATAGATGAGCACACTCTAGTGACCACCTCCCACGATGCCAGTGTCAAGCAGTGGACTGTTAAATTTTGA
- the idh3b gene encoding isocitrate dehydrogenase [NAD] subunit beta, mitochondrial isoform X1 — MTMAAALRGSLLTLVKGLAAGPKWQQLPTRTLSVTTGLFGPEAPPARADSTFKVTMVPGDGVGPELMTAVKDVFKAADVPVEFEEFHLSEVQNMASEEKLDQVLASMKTNRVAMKGKIHTPMEFKGELASYEMRLRRKLDLFANVVHVNSLPGYSTRHNNLDLVIIREQTEGEYSSLEHESVTGVIECLKIITRVKSRRIAKFAFDYATKKGRSKVTAVHKANIMKLADGLFLQCCAEVAELYPKIKYENIIIDNCCMQLVQNPYQFDVLVMPNLYGNIIDNLAAGLVGGAGVVPGESYSAEYAVFETGARHPFAQAVGRNIANPTAMLLSAANMLKHLNLEYHSHMVSDAVKRVIKQGKVRTRDLGGYCMTGDFVRAVVDNLRHRPSS, encoded by the exons ATGACAATGGCGGCCGCCTTGAGAGGAAGCCTTCTAACATTGGTCAAG GGCCTCGCTGCGGGTCCCAAGTGGCAGCAGCTGCCCACCCGTACCTTAAGTGTCACCACAGGACTGTTTGGACCCGAGGCTCCCCCTGCACGCGCCGACTCCACCTTCAAGGTTACCATGGTCCCCGGAGATGGTGTGGGACCTGAGCTTATGACTGCTGTCAAGGATGTTTTCAAG GCAGCTGACGTCCCTGTAGAGTTTGAGGAGTTCCACCTGAGCGAGGTCCAGAACATGGCCAGCGAGGAGAAGCTTGATCAGGTGCTGGCGTCAATGAAAACCAACAGGGTGGCCATGAAAG GAAAGATTCACACTCCAATGGAGTTCAAGGGAGAGCTGGCCTCCTATGAAATGAGACTGAG GCGTAAACTGGACCTTTTTGCAAACGTGGTACATGTGAACAGCCTGCCGGGTTACAGCACGCGCCACAACAACCTTGACCTGGTCATCATCCGTGAACAGACAGAAGGAGAGTACAGCTCTCTGGAGCATGAG AGTGTTACTGGTGTCATTGAGTGTCTGAAAATCATCACCAGAGTAAAGTCTCGTCGCATTGCCAAGTTTGCGTTCGACTACGCCACCAAGAAAGGACGCAGCAAAGTCACAGCTGTACACAAGGCCAACATCAT GAAATTAGCAGATGGCCTCTTCCTGCAGTGCTGTGCCGAGGTGGCTGAGTTGTATCCCAAAATCAAATACGAGAACATCATCATCGATAACTGCTGCATGCAG CTGGTCCAAAACCCTTACCAGTTTGATGTGCTGGTCATGCCCAATCTCTACGGCAACATCATTGATAACCTAGCGGCGGGCCTGGTGGGTGGAGCTGGCGTGGTGCCAGGGGAGAGCTACAGCGCTGAATATGCCGTCTTCGAGACT GGGGCAAGGCATCCCTTCGCTCAGGCAGTTGGCAGGAACATTGCCAACCCCACTGCCATGCTCCTCAGCGCCGCCAACATGCTCAAGCACCTCAA CCTGGAATACCACTCTCACATGGTGTCTGATGCTGTCAAGAGGGTCATTAAGCAGGGCAAg
- the idh3b gene encoding isocitrate dehydrogenase [NAD] subunit beta, mitochondrial isoform X2: MTMAAALRGSLLTLVKGLAAGPKWQQLPTRTLSVTTGLFGPEAPPARADSTFKVTMVPGDGVGPELMTAVKDVFKAADVPVEFEEFHLSEVQNMASEEKLDQVLASMKTNRVAMKGKIHTPMEFKGELASYEMRLRRKLDLFANVVHVNSLPGYSTRHNNLDLVIIREQTEGEYSSLEHESVTGVIECLKIITRVKSRRIAKFAFDYATKKGRSKVTAVHKANIMKLADGLFLQCCAEVAELYPKIKYENIIIDNCCMQLVQNPYQFDVLVMPNLYGNIIDNLAAGLVGGAGVVPGESYSAEYAVFETGARHPFAQAVGRNIANPTAMLLSAANMLKHLNLEYHSHMVSDAVKRVIKQGKVRTGDLGGYATSDEFTRAVIANLAV, translated from the exons ATGACAATGGCGGCCGCCTTGAGAGGAAGCCTTCTAACATTGGTCAAG GGCCTCGCTGCGGGTCCCAAGTGGCAGCAGCTGCCCACCCGTACCTTAAGTGTCACCACAGGACTGTTTGGACCCGAGGCTCCCCCTGCACGCGCCGACTCCACCTTCAAGGTTACCATGGTCCCCGGAGATGGTGTGGGACCTGAGCTTATGACTGCTGTCAAGGATGTTTTCAAG GCAGCTGACGTCCCTGTAGAGTTTGAGGAGTTCCACCTGAGCGAGGTCCAGAACATGGCCAGCGAGGAGAAGCTTGATCAGGTGCTGGCGTCAATGAAAACCAACAGGGTGGCCATGAAAG GAAAGATTCACACTCCAATGGAGTTCAAGGGAGAGCTGGCCTCCTATGAAATGAGACTGAG GCGTAAACTGGACCTTTTTGCAAACGTGGTACATGTGAACAGCCTGCCGGGTTACAGCACGCGCCACAACAACCTTGACCTGGTCATCATCCGTGAACAGACAGAAGGAGAGTACAGCTCTCTGGAGCATGAG AGTGTTACTGGTGTCATTGAGTGTCTGAAAATCATCACCAGAGTAAAGTCTCGTCGCATTGCCAAGTTTGCGTTCGACTACGCCACCAAGAAAGGACGCAGCAAAGTCACAGCTGTACACAAGGCCAACATCAT GAAATTAGCAGATGGCCTCTTCCTGCAGTGCTGTGCCGAGGTGGCTGAGTTGTATCCCAAAATCAAATACGAGAACATCATCATCGATAACTGCTGCATGCAG CTGGTCCAAAACCCTTACCAGTTTGATGTGCTGGTCATGCCCAATCTCTACGGCAACATCATTGATAACCTAGCGGCGGGCCTGGTGGGTGGAGCTGGCGTGGTGCCAGGGGAGAGCTACAGCGCTGAATATGCCGTCTTCGAGACT GGGGCAAGGCATCCCTTCGCTCAGGCAGTTGGCAGGAACATTGCCAACCCCACTGCCATGCTCCTCAGCGCCGCCAACATGCTCAAGCACCTCAA CCTGGAATACCACTCTCACATGGTGTCTGATGCTGTCAAGAGGGTCATTAAGCAGGGCAAg